A portion of the Salmo trutta chromosome 1, fSalTru1.1, whole genome shotgun sequence genome contains these proteins:
- the LOC115205962 gene encoding uncharacterized protein LOC115205962, which produces MSALCLCCAIFLCLLCCTLAEKGSKGLLVRKQEGDTMTIHCSTSLPDQENLSVYMRWTKEIEVLYFYQATEKLTLHERFKLRLMTNGRLNKMDITITNLTIEDSGAYWCVYSVYKTHKNEKTEGEGAVLLVVNEECDQNDSSSGLGMSWYLVLVSAVTAGFVLLLSLLILFIWVIPRCLHSHSREVTVVRFDGQLINETDTPAQLEMEDEDTIDVFQQQTGGLY; this is translated from the exons ATGTCTGCACTCTGTCTGTGTTGTgcaatcttcctctgtctcctTTGCTGCACCCTGGCTGAGAAAG GGAGCAAGGGACTGCTGGTCCGAAAGCAGGAGGGAGACACTATGACCATCCACTGCAGCACCTCTCTGCCAGACCAAGAAAACCTGAGTGTGTACATGCGCTGGACAAAAGAGATTGAAGTCCTCTACTTTTACCAGGCAACAGAAAAATTAACCCTCCATGAGAGGTTCAAACTTAGATTGATGACTAATGGAAGACTCAACAAAATGGACATCACCATCACAAACCTGACCATAGAGGACTCTGGGGCCTactggtgtgtgtatagtgtttaTAAGACACACAAGAATGAGAAGACTGAGGGGGAAGGAGCTGTTTTGCTGGTGGTGAATG AGGAGTGTGACCAGAATGATTCGTCCTCCGGGCTAGGAATGTCCTGGTATCTGGTCCTGGTCTCAGCTGTCACTGCTGGCTTTGTGCTTCTCCTGAGTCTGCTCATCCTCTTCATCTGGGTCATCCCCAGG TGTCTTCATTCACATAGTAGAGAAGTGACAGTAGTCCGGTTCGATGGACAGCTAATAAATGAGACAGACACACCTGCACAG TTGGAAATGGAGGATGAAGATACGATCGACGTTTTCCAGCAACAGACAGGAGGCCTCTACTAG